One genomic segment of Anaerotignum faecicola includes these proteins:
- a CDS encoding aminopeptidase: MDERIKTLAYNLVHFSCKLEKGEKVWISCNGVHPLPLVKQIIKETYRVGAIPFVKMMTNSLERELLLGATEEQQKIMAEVDCRLMEQMDAFIGVRGEDNLTEQYDVPTEKIDIQNRLYDDPVHHQIRVPHTKWVVLRYPTNAMAQSAKTSLEDFEDFYFNVCNLDYGKMGDAMEHLVELMNKTDRVRLVARDTDISFSIKDIPAIKCAGGCNIPDGEVYTAPVRDSINGVITYNTPSEYNGFTFENVRLTFKDGKIVDCDGNDKERLEKVFNTDEGARYVGEFAIGVNPYITKPMNNILFDEKIAGSIHFTPGNCYEDAPNGNKSAIHWDLVLIMTPEYGGGEIWFDDVLIRKDGRFLLPELECLNPENLK; the protein is encoded by the coding sequence ATGGATGAAAGAATCAAAACATTAGCATATAACCTCGTGCATTTTTCCTGCAAACTGGAAAAGGGCGAAAAGGTCTGGATTTCCTGCAACGGCGTGCATCCGCTGCCGCTGGTAAAGCAGATTATCAAGGAGACCTACAGGGTGGGTGCAATCCCCTTTGTAAAAATGATGACAAACTCTCTGGAACGGGAGCTGCTTCTGGGTGCAACCGAGGAGCAGCAGAAAATCATGGCAGAGGTGGACTGCCGCCTGATGGAGCAGATGGATGCCTTCATCGGTGTGCGTGGCGAGGACAACCTGACGGAGCAGTATGATGTGCCGACAGAAAAAATCGATATCCAGAACCGTTTGTATGATGACCCTGTGCATCATCAGATTCGTGTGCCACATACAAAATGGGTGGTGCTGCGCTACCCCACAAACGCCATGGCGCAGTCCGCCAAGACCTCCTTGGAGGATTTCGAGGATTTCTATTTTAATGTATGCAATCTGGATTACGGCAAAATGGGCGATGCCATGGAGCATCTGGTGGAATTGATGAACAAAACAGACCGCGTGCGTCTGGTGGCAAGGGATACGGATATTTCCTTCTCCATCAAGGATATTCCTGCCATCAAGTGTGCCGGCGGCTGCAATATCCCCGACGGCGAGGTTTATACCGCACCGGTGCGTGATTCCATCAACGGTGTGATTACCTATAATACCCCCTCCGAATACAACGGCTTTACCTTTGAAAATGTACGCCTGACCTTCAAGGACGGGAAAATCGTGGACTGCGACGGGAATGACAAGGAGCGTCTGGAAAAGGTATTCAACACAGACGAGGGTGCAAGATATGTGGGCGAATTTGCCATTGGCGTAAACCCCTATATCACAAAGCCCATGAACAACATTCTTTTCGATGAAAAGATTGCGGGCTCTATCCATTTCACCCCCGGCAACTGCTACGAGGATGCCCCCAACGGCAATAAATCCGCCATCCATTGGGATCTGGTGCTGATTATGACACCCGAATACGGCGGCGGCGAAATCTGGTTTGATGATGTGCTGATTCGCAAGGACGGCAGATTTCTTCTGCCCGAGCTGGAATGCCTGAACCCCGAAAATCTGAAATAA
- a CDS encoding CD1247 N-terminal domain-containing protein, whose protein sequence is MEYFEKKITYLRGLCDGSDFPAESKEGKIFHGILDVLDDMAFMLETFMDDEDLVMEDEDLDETDEPIFFYSFNCPSCGQELDVDEQTMEMQTEIPCPGCGATVPIGSADMDDLQF, encoded by the coding sequence ATGGAATATTTTGAAAAGAAGATTACCTATCTGAGAGGTCTTTGTGATGGGAGTGATTTTCCTGCCGAGAGCAAGGAAGGAAAGATTTTCCATGGGATTCTGGATGTTCTGGATGACATGGCTTTCATGTTGGAAACCTTCATGGATGATGAGGACCTCGTGATGGAGGATGAGGATTTGGACGAAACAGATGAGCCCATTTTCTTCTATTCCTTTAACTGCCCTTCATGTGGACAGGAGCTCGATGTAGACGAACAGACCATGGAGATGCAGACGGAAATTCCCTGTCCCGGCTGTGGCGCAACAGTGCCGATTGGTTCCGCGGATATGGATGATTTGCAGTTCTAA
- a CDS encoding DMT family transporter yields the protein MDEKKKMLLADFALLLAATFWGMGFVAGDMAAKAFPTFWIMAVRFLGAAFWMGLLFRRAVKSSMKEDIKAGMILGGLLFLAQPLQIIALRYTTPSKQAFLVTTYVVIVPFISWLVLRKRPQNKAFAAGAMALFGIGLISLSGSLRVELGDALSLLFALVYSFLIVATGICAKKVSPLAMSFYQYLTAGGLSLITMLILGEMPQAYPLVGVGAMAYLMIVNTVGAYTLQNIAQRYTSDTHSAVLLSMESVIGYFCGVVLYGDPFTTRVLIGGLIVFGAVLLSVLNWKEILKRKQA from the coding sequence ATGGACGAGAAGAAAAAAATGCTGCTGGCGGATTTTGCGCTTTTGCTGGCGGCGACCTTCTGGGGGATGGGCTTTGTCGCAGGGGATATGGCGGCAAAGGCGTTCCCGACCTTTTGGATTATGGCGGTGCGGTTTCTGGGAGCGGCGTTCTGGATGGGACTTCTGTTTCGCCGCGCAGTAAAGAGCAGTATGAAAGAGGATATCAAGGCGGGAATGATTCTGGGCGGACTGCTCTTTTTGGCACAGCCGCTGCAGATTATTGCGCTGCGCTACACAACGCCCTCGAAGCAGGCGTTTCTGGTGACAACGTATGTGGTAATTGTGCCGTTTATTTCGTGGCTTGTGCTGCGCAAGCGTCCACAGAATAAGGCTTTTGCCGCAGGGGCAATGGCGCTTTTCGGAATTGGGCTGATTTCTCTGAGTGGTTCTCTGCGTGTGGAATTGGGGGATGCACTTTCGCTGCTGTTTGCACTGGTGTATTCGTTTCTGATTGTGGCAACGGGGATTTGTGCGAAGAAGGTGAGCCCTCTGGCGATGTCCTTTTATCAATATCTGACAGCAGGAGGACTTTCCCTTATCACAATGCTGATTCTGGGAGAAATGCCGCAGGCGTATCCGCTTGTCGGTGTGGGTGCGATGGCATATCTGATGATTGTGAATACGGTTGGGGCGTATACCTTACAGAATATCGCGCAGAGATATACCTCCGATACCCATTCGGCGGTGCTGCTTTCCATGGAATCGGTGATTGGGTATTTCTGCGGCGTGGTGCTGTATGGTGATCCCTTTACCACGCGCGTGCTGATTGGGGGATTGATTGTGTTTGGCGCGGTGCTACTTTCGGTGCTGAACTGGAAGGAGATTTTGAAAAGAAAACAGGCATAA
- a CDS encoding sulfite exporter TauE/SafE family protein, translating to MMWGVAAIGFFSGIISGMGIGGGTILIPALLFLTEVNQQQAQGVNLIYFIPTAVVALITHHKNGTLDLKTAKPLALLGLAGAAAGAFLAVSLESEILKKLFGGFLLLMGLSEIFKKKKGEDTHAKG from the coding sequence ATGATGTGGGGCGTTGCGGCGATTGGATTTTTTTCGGGCATCATCAGCGGCATGGGAATTGGCGGCGGCACCATTCTGATTCCGGCGCTGCTTTTTCTGACAGAGGTGAACCAACAGCAGGCACAGGGCGTGAATCTGATTTATTTTATCCCAACGGCAGTTGTGGCGCTCATTACGCACCATAAAAACGGAACGCTAGATCTGAAAACCGCAAAGCCGCTTGCACTTCTGGGTCTGGCAGGGGCGGCGGCAGGGGCATTTTTGGCGGTTTCGCTGGAATCGGAGATACTGAAAAAGCTGTTTGGGGGCTTTCTGCTGTTGATGGGGCTCAGTGAAATTTTCAAGAAGAAAAAAGGAGAGGATACACATGCAAAGGGATGA
- a CDS encoding sulfite exporter TauE/SafE family protein, whose product MTKKCKRTAIGLVTGFANGLFGSGGGTIVVPAMERFLGEEEHKAHATAIAVILPLSLLSLGVYLWKADLGAVWRIALWASAGGLVGGFVGAKLLQRVSGVWLHRIFGAFMLAAAVRLIL is encoded by the coding sequence TTGACAAAAAAATGCAAACGGACGGCAATCGGTCTTGTGACAGGCTTTGCAAATGGCTTATTCGGCAGTGGCGGCGGCACAATCGTGGTGCCGGCGATGGAGCGGTTTTTAGGGGAGGAGGAGCATAAGGCGCATGCGACCGCCATTGCGGTGATTCTGCCCTTATCCCTGCTCTCACTGGGAGTTTATCTCTGGAAAGCGGATTTGGGCGCAGTCTGGAGGATTGCGCTCTGGGCATCGGCAGGGGGACTGGTCGGCGGCTTTGTCGGGGCGAAGCTGCTGCAGCGTGTCAGCGGTGTATGGCTGCACCGCATTTTCGGGGCATTCATGCTTGCGGCGGCAGTGAGGTTAATCTTATGA
- a CDS encoding GerW family sporulation protein produces the protein MSKDFNEAVDVLFHKVDDLVSTKTVVGDAIVVGDMTLLPLIDVAVGAGVGAKESANAAGGMGARITPSAILMIRPDGVQLINVKNQDALSKLIDMAPGVVNKLNFGAVFSGRNKKDRAQEEVKFEEETIIEE, from the coding sequence ATGAGCAAGGATTTTAATGAGGCGGTAGATGTATTATTTCATAAAGTAGATGATCTGGTATCTACAAAAACGGTTGTGGGGGATGCTATTGTAGTTGGCGATATGACGCTTTTGCCCCTGATTGATGTGGCAGTGGGCGCAGGAGTCGGCGCAAAGGAAAGTGCCAATGCGGCAGGCGGCATGGGAGCAAGAATTACCCCCTCCGCCATTCTGATGATTCGCCCCGACGGAGTGCAGCTTATCAATGTGAAGAATCAGGATGCGCTTTCCAAGCTGATAGATATGGCACCCGGAGTGGTCAATAAGCTGAATTTCGGTGCTGTGTTCAGTGGCAGAAACAAAAAAGACAGGGCACAGGAGGAAGTGAAATTTGAGGAGGAAACCATTATAGAGGAATAA
- a CDS encoding TIGR01906 family membrane protein, producing MLTKIFYHILGLLVAFCLLFAVLITVTETLLYRVDGYFAKEYQKYAVTERVDMRLSDLLSVTDEMMDYLKGDRENLNVEAVIGGVQREFFNAKEKRHMQDVRELFLQGLALRRGAVFVGVLAAAFLCLKKRQAVLLRMLQWGIAGVLCTMLGLGALISMDFTKYFTYFHLIFFDNMDWYLNPKTDLLINIVPEGFFRDTALRIAGMFLAVSLLFWLMAGALRRRLK from the coding sequence ATGCTTACGAAGATTTTTTATCATATTCTGGGGCTTCTGGTTGCCTTCTGCCTGCTGTTTGCAGTGCTGATTACCGTAACGGAAACACTGCTGTATCGGGTGGATGGCTACTTTGCGAAGGAATATCAGAAATATGCGGTCACAGAGCGCGTGGATATGAGGCTGTCTGATTTGCTTTCTGTGACGGATGAAATGATGGACTATCTGAAGGGCGACAGGGAAAATCTGAATGTGGAAGCCGTCATCGGCGGCGTGCAGAGGGAATTTTTCAATGCCAAGGAAAAACGCCACATGCAGGATGTACGGGAGCTGTTTTTGCAGGGGCTGGCACTGCGCAGAGGGGCGGTATTTGTCGGCGTTTTGGCGGCGGCGTTTCTTTGTTTGAAAAAAAGACAGGCGGTACTTCTTAGGATGCTGCAGTGGGGCATTGCGGGAGTGCTTTGCACCATGCTAGGGCTTGGAGCTTTGATTTCGATGGATTTCACAAAATACTTCACCTATTTCCATCTGATTTTTTTCGATAACATGGACTGGTATTTGAATCCGAAAACGGATTTGTTAATCAACATTGTGCCCGAAGGGTTTTTTCGGGATACTGCCTTGCGGATTGCAGGAATGTTTCTGGCGGTCAGCCTTCTGTTCTGGCTGATGGCAGGCGCACTGCGGCGAAGGCTGAAATAA
- the malQ gene encoding 4-alpha-glucanotransferase produces the protein MANRKSGILLHPSSLPSAFGVGDFGQAAYTFLDRLAEAKQTLWQILPLVPTDAGGSPYSSASAFAGNPLLISPELLLEEGLLSEADLQNASVPPAARVDYEKAAAVKLPLLEKAFQAFQQKEAPADYAAFQAENAYWLADYALYTALKQHFLSVRATEEAAEGFDLFCEECAGLSLSEEKLHEYYDNVSWVSFPRGLKRRNALSLKKWRRQLAPAIEKEIFLQYIFQKQWQAVKAYANEKGISVIGDAPIFVSYDSADVWAHQKLFRLDSKGFPTCVTGVPPDYFSETGQLWGNPHYAWREHEKTGFAWWLSRIQKNLQDVDILRIDHFRGFSACWEVAFGAEDARGGKWASAPGEAFFTLLKEKLGSPLPLIAEDLGIITDEVAALRDFAGLPGMRILQFAFGQEKNNPYLPHCYDKNTIVYTGTHDNDTTNGWYQAATEQEKDHYRRYLNVDGSNAAWDFIRLALSSPADTAILPLQDVLSLGTEHRMNIPGTTKGNWSFTFSFDWWQEGFSEGLRYLSALFGRNEQAEKAAEETDEFLR, from the coding sequence ATGGCAAACAGAAAAAGCGGTATCCTCCTGCACCCGTCCTCCCTGCCGTCGGCATTCGGCGTGGGTGATTTCGGGCAGGCGGCATATACCTTTCTTGATAGGCTCGCAGAAGCCAAGCAGACCCTCTGGCAGATTCTGCCTCTCGTCCCCACCGATGCAGGCGGCTCACCCTATTCCAGCGCCTCCGCCTTTGCCGGCAATCCCCTGCTCATCAGCCCGGAGCTGCTTCTGGAAGAAGGTCTGCTGAGCGAAGCGGATTTGCAGAACGCTTCCGTTCCCCCTGCCGCAAGGGTTGATTACGAAAAAGCGGCGGCGGTCAAGCTACCCCTGCTCGAAAAGGCCTTTCAAGCCTTTCAGCAAAAGGAAGCCCCTGCGGATTATGCCGCCTTTCAGGCTGAGAATGCCTACTGGCTTGCAGATTACGCCCTCTATACCGCACTGAAGCAGCATTTTCTTTCCGTCCGCGCCACAGAAGAAGCCGCTGAGGGCTTCGACCTGTTCTGCGAGGAATGTGCAGGGCTTTCCCTTTCCGAGGAAAAGCTGCATGAATATTATGACAATGTTTCCTGGGTCTCCTTCCCACGCGGATTGAAAAGGCGAAACGCTCTTTCTCTGAAAAAATGGAGAAGGCAGCTTGCACCTGCCATCGAAAAGGAAATTTTCCTGCAATATATCTTCCAAAAGCAGTGGCAGGCAGTGAAGGCCTACGCCAACGAAAAAGGCATTTCCGTCATCGGGGACGCGCCCATTTTCGTCTCCTATGACAGCGCAGATGTCTGGGCGCATCAGAAGCTCTTTCGTCTGGACAGCAAGGGCTTCCCGACCTGTGTCACCGGCGTGCCGCCCGATTATTTCAGTGAGACGGGACAGCTTTGGGGCAATCCGCACTATGCTTGGCGGGAGCACGAAAAAACAGGCTTTGCGTGGTGGCTTTCCCGTATCCAAAAGAATTTGCAGGATGTCGATATCCTTCGCATTGACCATTTCCGCGGCTTTTCCGCCTGCTGGGAGGTCGCATTTGGGGCAGAGGATGCACGCGGCGGCAAATGGGCTTCTGCCCCCGGCGAAGCATTTTTTACCCTGCTGAAAGAAAAGCTCGGCTCTCCTCTCCCCCTCATCGCGGAGGATTTGGGCATCATTACAGATGAGGTTGCCGCCTTGCGCGACTTTGCAGGACTCCCCGGCATGCGGATTTTGCAGTTTGCCTTCGGGCAGGAAAAAAACAACCCCTATCTGCCCCATTGCTACGATAAAAATACCATTGTCTATACCGGCACGCATGATAATGACACCACAAACGGCTGGTATCAAGCGGCAACAGAGCAGGAAAAGGATCACTACCGCCGCTATCTGAACGTGGACGGCTCCAATGCGGCATGGGATTTTATCCGCCTTGCACTTTCCTCTCCTGCGGATACTGCCATTTTGCCCCTACAGGATGTGCTTTCCCTCGGCACAGAGCACCGCATGAATATTCCCGGCACAACAAAGGGCAACTGGAGCTTCACCTTCTCCTTCGATTGGTGGCAGGAGGGCTTTTCCGAAGGGCTGCGCTATCTTTCCGCCCTTTTCGGCAGAAATGAGCAGGCAGAAAAAGCAGCGGAGGAAACCGACGAATTTCTCCGTTAA
- the asnB gene encoding asparagine synthase (glutamine-hydrolyzing) produces the protein MCGFCGFTGQIASPEEILESMKNKIIHRGPDSDGSHLDDGIAMGFRRLSFVDLEGGSQPIYNETRDMVITFNGEIYNHRELREELEAKGHVMGSRADTEVLIHGYEEWGEELLQKLRGMFAFVIWDKKNKSIFGARDFFGIKPFYYTIANGNLIYGSEIKAILAHPDVKKEVNPIALENYLTFQYSVLEETFFKGIFKLMPAHCFTFKDGKMDIKRYWEPVFEADHSKSLEEYVDEIDAAMQDSIKAHKVADVEVGSFLSSGVDSSYVAACFHGDKTFTVGFDYEKYNEIDYAKALSEKIKIDNYSKLISKKEYWDSIPTVQYHMDEPLADASAIALYFVTKTASEQVKTCMSGEGADELFGGYNIYREPHDLLPLTRLPRPIRKGLGAMAQKLPKMKGKNYLIRGSKDLQERFIGNAFMLNEAERERILKHPTGKYPHTALTKPFYDKAKDLDDVTKMQYIDIHFWLIGDILLKADKMSMANSLEVRVPFLDRVVFDVARKVPTEYKVNKENTKFAMRQAAHRYLPDMVAEKKKLGFPVPIRIWLREENYYNMVKEAFHSPAAEEFFKVDEIMKYLDEHKAGKADNSRKIWTIYMFLVWHKQFFN, from the coding sequence ATGTGTGGCTTTTGCGGCTTTACCGGGCAAATTGCTTCGCCCGAGGAAATTCTGGAATCAATGAAAAATAAAATCATCCACAGAGGGCCTGACAGTGACGGTTCCCATCTGGATGACGGCATTGCCATGGGCTTTCGCCGTCTCAGCTTTGTGGATCTGGAGGGCGGCAGTCAGCCCATTTATAACGAAACAAGAGATATGGTTATCACCTTCAACGGCGAGATTTATAACCATAGAGAATTAAGAGAGGAGCTAGAAGCCAAGGGGCACGTCATGGGCAGCCGCGCCGATACCGAGGTGCTGATTCACGGCTACGAGGAATGGGGCGAGGAACTTCTGCAAAAGCTGCGCGGGATGTTTGCCTTCGTTATCTGGGACAAGAAAAACAAATCCATCTTCGGCGCAAGAGACTTTTTCGGCATCAAGCCCTTTTATTACACCATTGCCAACGGCAATCTGATTTACGGCTCCGAAATCAAGGCAATTCTGGCGCACCCCGATGTCAAAAAAGAGGTCAATCCCATTGCACTGGAAAATTATCTGACCTTCCAGTACAGCGTTCTGGAGGAAACCTTCTTCAAAGGCATTTTCAAGCTGATGCCTGCGCATTGCTTCACCTTCAAGGACGGCAAAATGGATATCAAACGCTATTGGGAGCCTGTGTTTGAGGCAGACCACAGCAAATCTCTGGAGGAATATGTGGATGAAATCGATGCAGCTATGCAGGATTCCATCAAGGCGCATAAGGTTGCGGATGTCGAGGTCGGCTCCTTCCTTTCCAGCGGCGTGGACAGCTCCTATGTTGCTGCCTGCTTCCATGGAGACAAGACCTTTACCGTCGGCTTTGATTACGAAAAATATAACGAAATCGACTATGCGAAAGCATTGTCCGAAAAAATCAAAATTGATAACTACAGCAAGCTGATTTCCAAAAAGGAATACTGGGATTCCATCCCCACCGTGCAGTATCACATGGACGAGCCTTTGGCGGATGCCTCTGCCATTGCACTTTATTTCGTCACAAAAACCGCATCGGAGCAGGTAAAGACCTGCATGAGCGGCGAGGGCGCAGATGAGCTGTTCGGCGGCTATAATATCTACCGCGAGCCGCATGACCTGCTTCCCCTGACACGCCTGCCCCGTCCCATCCGTAAGGGTCTGGGTGCCATGGCGCAGAAGCTGCCGAAAATGAAGGGCAAAAACTACCTCATCCGCGGCAGCAAGGATTTGCAGGAACGCTTTATCGGCAACGCCTTCATGCTCAATGAGGCAGAACGCGAGCGCATCCTCAAGCACCCTACGGGCAAATACCCCCATACCGCGCTGACAAAGCCCTTCTACGATAAGGCGAAGGACCTGGATGATGTCACCAAAATGCAGTATATCGACATTCATTTCTGGCTGATTGGGGATATTCTTCTGAAAGCCGATAAAATGAGCATGGCGAACTCCCTTGAGGTGCGTGTGCCTTTTCTGGACAGAGTTGTGTTCGATGTAGCGCGTAAGGTTCCGACAGAATACAAGGTCAATAAGGAAAATACGAAATTTGCCATGCGGCAGGCGGCACACCGCTATCTGCCCGATATGGTCGCAGAAAAGAAAAAGCTCGGGTTCCCCGTTCCCATCCGCATCTGGCTGAGAGAGGAAAATTACTATAACATGGTAAAGGAAGCCTTCCATAGCCCCGCGGCAGAGGAATTCTTCAAGGTAGACGAAATCATGAAGTATCTGGACGAGCATAAGGCAGGGAAGGCGGATAACAGCCGTAAAATCTGGACAATCTATATGTTCCTCGTTTGGCATAAGCAGTTTTTTAATTAA
- a CDS encoding barstar family protein, producing MEERQIVLDFTGCKYITEVHWRIRDTFHFPGFYGENLDALWDMGCDYIGSWKPETTTAIIIRGVYQLPKDIREYFLDKIMGVFYDIENFYKDFKIKVRFKIKD from the coding sequence ATGGAAGAAAGACAGATTGTTTTGGATTTTACAGGCTGTAAATATATTACGGAAGTACATTGGAGGATTAGAGATACATTTCATTTTCCCGGCTTTTATGGAGAAAATCTGGATGCACTCTGGGATATGGGGTGTGATTATATCGGTTCCTGGAAGCCGGAAACGACGACTGCTATTATCATTCGAGGGGTATATCAGCTGCCAAAGGACATAAGAGAATATTTTCTTGATAAAATCATGGGAGTATTTTATGATATTGAGAATTTTTATAAGGATTTTAAAATAAAAGTCAGATTTAAAATCAAAGATTAA
- the efp gene encoding elongation factor P → MISAGEFRKGITFEMNGEPHVILDFQHVKPGKGSPFVRTKYKNILTGATREEAFNPNDKFPKAHIETKKMQYLYNDGELYYFMDNDTFDQIPLHHDQVEEALKYLRENDEATIKFYKGAPFLVEAPQFVDLVITDTEPGFAGNTAQGALKPATVETGLVIQVPLFIESGERVQIDTRTGEYLGRSKE, encoded by the coding sequence ATGATTTCTGCAGGTGAATTTAGAAAAGGCATTACTTTTGAAATGAACGGTGAGCCCCATGTAATTCTGGACTTCCAGCACGTTAAGCCCGGGAAAGGCTCTCCCTTCGTAAGAACAAAATACAAAAATATTCTGACAGGTGCTACAAGAGAAGAAGCGTTCAACCCCAACGATAAATTCCCCAAGGCGCACATTGAAACAAAGAAGATGCAGTATCTGTATAATGACGGTGAGTTGTACTACTTCATGGACAACGATACCTTCGACCAGATTCCTCTGCACCATGATCAGGTAGAAGAAGCACTGAAATATCTGAGAGAAAATGATGAAGCAACCATTAAGTTCTACAAAGGCGCTCCCTTCCTGGTAGAAGCACCTCAGTTCGTAGATTTGGTTATCACAGATACAGAGCCCGGCTTCGCAGGCAACACAGCACAGGGTGCGCTGAAGCCCGCTACTGTTGAAACAGGTCTGGTAATTCAGGTTCCTCTGTTCATCGAATCCGGTGAAAGGGTTCAGATTGACACAAGAACAGGCGAATATCTGGGCAGATCCAAAGAATAA
- a CDS encoding NifB/NifX family molybdenum-iron cluster-binding protein, translated as MRVAIPTKNNRIDPQYSRAAEFTIYEIEIELVKKKEVVPLGKTAIADFLTEQDINAVICGNIRSSARNILRAKRIELTYGVLGEVDDVMIRYLSGERLGDIDENAYWKAGREGE; from the coding sequence ATGCGTGTTGCAATTCCCACAAAAAACAACAGAATCGATCCGCAGTACAGCCGTGCGGCGGAATTTACGATTTATGAAATAGAAATCGAGCTGGTGAAGAAAAAGGAGGTTGTTCCGCTTGGGAAAACCGCCATTGCGGATTTTCTGACAGAGCAGGATATCAACGCCGTTATCTGTGGCAACATCCGTTCCTCCGCCCGCAATATCCTGCGGGCAAAGCGAATTGAGCTGACCTATGGGGTGCTTGGCGAGGTGGATGATGTGATGATTCGCTATCTCAGCGGCGAGCGTTTGGGGGATATTGATGAAAACGCCTACTGGAAAGCAGGCAGAGAAGGAGAGTAA
- a CDS encoding YqeG family HAD IIIA-type phosphatase translates to MALLERFFPDIYVKSVFELPLEDLKKLGIRGLVFDIDNTVTPFDVAEPDEEIVELFAFLRKEGFKLCILSNNTKERVQLFNRRLGALAIHKAGKPGIKKLNRAMEIMGTTPKTTAMVGDQVFTDMWCGHRGGLLCIMTAPICNRDQLITKVKRGAERQVMKVYFKKYGK, encoded by the coding sequence ATGGCACTACTGGAACGTTTTTTTCCGGATATTTATGTGAAATCTGTATTTGAGCTGCCCTTGGAGGATTTGAAAAAGCTGGGCATCCGCGGTCTGGTGTTCGATATTGACAACACCGTTACGCCCTTCGATGTGGCAGAGCCGGATGAGGAAATTGTGGAGCTGTTTGCTTTTTTGCGAAAAGAGGGATTTAAGCTTTGCATTTTGTCCAATAATACCAAGGAGCGTGTGCAGCTGTTTAACCGCAGGCTTGGTGCGCTGGCAATCCATAAGGCAGGCAAGCCCGGCATCAAGAAGCTGAATCGGGCAATGGAAATCATGGGAACAACACCCAAAACCACTGCCATGGTCGGCGATCAGGTCTTTACGGACATGTGGTGTGGACATCGGGGCGGACTGCTCTGCATCATGACTGCGCCCATCTGCAACCGGGATCAGCTCATTACAAAGGTAAAACGCGGTGCAGAGCGTCAGGTGATGAAGGTTTATTTCAAGAAATACGGGAAATAA